A single window of Neurospora crassa OR74A linkage group VII, whole genome shotgun sequence DNA harbors:
- a CDS encoding mito ribosomal protein S2 codes for MIVRNIGARLGRRALATPLSRASFPAQSRFLSQDNFTAPPPPPTNSKKQAAKTAFAEPTLEEQAEFYAESIEKHTPEFAASPAAEAWSAPSATATETVTTWDPSLVDEEALKLKQQIEAIPGNFKLFKQTKAQTQKLGAGVEVRYIPEQYLRNPPSDASLEDLMAAQAHMGHNTSLWNPANARYIYGVRQGIHIISLETTATHLRRAARVVEEVAYRGGLILFVGTRPGQRPIVVRAAELAKACHLFTKWRPGTITNREQLLGGVPLTVVDELDRPLSGFEDHLHDRRPLAPDLVVCLNPKENMTLLYECSLAKIPTIGIIDTNTNPSWVTYQIPANDDSLRATALISGVLGRAGERGQKRRLEAAQRGVVTWKTPADVQGYFELASARAADARRRQAQDNSVEEQKEKDTFLSEDALKAMFGGDARI; via the exons ATGATTGTTCGGAATATCGGCGCGCGGCTAG GCCGACGGGCCCTGGCCACTCCTCTTTCGCGGGCCTCTTTCCCGGCCCAGTCGCGATTCCTCTCCCAGGACAACTTCactgcgccgccgccgccgccgacgaacTCCAAGAAGCAGGCTGCCAAAACAGCCTTTGCTGAGCCCACTCTCGAGGAGCAGGCCGAGTTTTACGCCGAGAGCATCGAGAAGCACACTCCCGAGTTCGCCGCTTCCCCGGCCGCCGAGGCCTGGTCCGCACCCTCCGCTACTGCTACCGAGACCGTCACGACATGGGACCCAAGCCTCGTCGACGAGGAGGCGCTTAAGCTCAAGCAGCAGATCGAGGCTATTCCCGGAAACTTCAAGCTCTTCAAGCAGACCAAGGCGCAAACCCAGAAGCTCGGCGCGGGCGTCGAGGTCCGCTACATCCCCGAGCAGTACCTTCGCAACCCCCCCTCGGACGCATCGCTCGAGGACCTCATGGCCGCCCAGGCTCACATGGGTCACAACACTTCCCTTTGGAACCCTGCCAACGCGCGCTACATCTATGGTGTGCGCCAGGGTATCCACATCATCAGCCTCGAGACGACGGCTACGCACCTGCGCCGCGCCGCCCGCGTTGTCGAGGAGGTTGCTTACCGCGGCGGCCTGATTCTGTTTGTCGGCACTCGCCCGGGTCAGCGGCCCATTGTTGTGCGCGCCGCCGAGCTGGCCAAGGCCTGCCACCTCTTCACCAAGTGGAGGCCCGGAACGATCACCAACCGCGAGCAGCTGCTGGGAGGCGTCCCGCTGACCGTGGTAGACGAGCTTGATCGCCCGCTCTCTGGGTTCGAGGACCATCTGCATGACCGCAGACCCCTGGCGCCCGATCTGGTCGTGTGCTTGAACCCCAAGGAGAACATGACGCTGTTGTACGAGTGCAGTTTGGCCAAGATCCCGACCATTGGTATTATTGATACCAACACGAACCCGTCGTGGGTTACGTACCAGATCCCGGCCAACGACGACAG TTTGCGAGCAACCGCCCTCATCAGCGGTGTCCTCGGTCGTGCCGGTGAGCGTGGCCAGAAGCGCAGACTCGAAGCGGCGCAGCGCGGTGTGGTCACATGGAAGACGCCTGCCGATGTGCAAGGGTACTTTGAGCTGGCTTCGGCGCGAGCGGCCGACGCTCGGAGAAGACAGGCACAGGACAACAGtgtggaggagcagaaggagaaggacacGTTCCTGAGCGAGGATGCGCTCAAGGCGATGTTCGGGGGTGATGCTCGTATATAA
- a CDS encoding CBS/PB1 domain-containing protein → MSTHPGSTARGPSRAGGSIAQPQNRSATPYGQNHAGSAIPRPVLETQHAATGSEVGSASVSVSRQKQSKRDEAIRRKMESDLSKKKHLTSRARHTRKAPPGTVLALKPSPALQIKAATTVSEAAQLMAAKREDCVLVTDDDERIAGIFTAKDLAFRVVGGGLKANTVTIAEIMTKNPLCARTDTSATDALDLMVRKGFRHLPVMDENQDISGILDITKCFYDAMEKLERAYASSRRLYDALEGVQSELGTSQPQQIIQYVEALRSKMSGPTLESVLNGIPPTTVSVRTSVKEAAQLMKENHTTAVLVQDQGAITGIFTSKDVVLRVIAPGLDPATCSVVRVMTPHPDFAPMDMTIQAALRKMHDGHYLNLPVMNDAGEIVGMVDVLKLTYATLEQINTMGSGTDNEGPAWNKFWLSLDHETESMVSGDGSLHHTHHGPRSLMSPDIARSERIVDSVAPGDSASHAGIESPSHSQLGGIQEVNPADIPFPFKFKAPSGRVHRLQVTASHGMAEFVAAVAAKLGAEVDAIGGTPEVENGRLSGGFALSYLDDEGDSVSITTDQDLLEAILLARHGLREKVDLFVHDPSEPAISHAPTPAPVIETIPATPPASSVVRERRKKVEEESEEVSEEEEPVHRRPTRTRTMSQPQEAPQVIAGVPNELLLPGAIVTLAVVIVSVFTISRLTSSR, encoded by the exons ATGTCGACACACCCAGGTTCCACCGCTCGCGGCCCCAGCCGTGCTGGTGGCAGCATCGCCCAGCCACAGAATCGCAGCGCGACGCCCTACGGCCAGAACCACGCCGGCTCGGCCATCCCCCGCCCCGTCCTCGAAACCCAACATGCCGCCACCGGGAGTGAGGTCGGCTCTGCCTCTGTCAGCGTGAGCAGGCAAAAGCAGTCCAAGAGAGATGAG GCCATCCGCCGCAAGATGGAGAGCGATctctccaagaagaagcaccTTACCAGCCGAGCCCGTCATACCCGCAAAGCCCCTCCCGGAACCGTCCTCGCCCTCAAGCCGAGCCCCGCCCTCCAGATCAAGGCCGCGACCACCGTTTCCGAAGCCGCTCAGTTGATGGCCGCCAAGCGCGAGGACTGTGTTCTTGTcaccgacgacgatgagAGGATTGCCGGTATCTTCACAGCCAAGGACTTGGCCTTCCgcgtcgtcggcggcggacTCAAGGCCAACACGGTCACCATTGCCGAGATCATGACCAAGAACCCGCTGTGCGCTAGGACCGACACCAGCGCCACCGACGCCCTTGATCTCATGGTGCGCAAGGGCTTCCGCCATCTGCCCGTCATGGACGAGAACCAGGACATATCGGGCATTCTCGATATCACAAAGTGCTTCTACGACGCGATGGAAAAGCTGGAGCGCGCCTATGCCTCGTCCAGGCGGTTGTATGATGCGCTTGAGGGTGTTCAGTCAGAGCTTGGTACCAGTCAGCCCCAGCAGATCATCCAATACGTGGAGGCCCTGCGATCCAAGATGTCGGGCCCGACCCTGGAGTCTGTCTTGAACGGCATTCCCCCAACCACGGTCAGCGTCCGGACCTCGGTCAAAGAGGCGGCCCAGCTGATGAAGGAGAACCACACCACGGCGGTCTTGGTCCAGGATCAGGGAGCAATTACGGGTATCTTCACCAGCAAGGACGTCGTCCTCCGTGTGATTGCCCCCGGTCTTGACCCTGCCACCTGCAGCGTGGTCCGCGTCATGACCCCCCATCCCGACTTTGCGCCCATGGACATGACCATCCAGGCTGCGCTGAGGAAGATGCACGATGGCCACTACCTCAACCTGCCGGTGATGAACGATGCTGGCGAGATTGTCGGCATGGTCGATGTCCTCAAGCTCACTTACGCCACCCTCGAACAGATTAACACGATGGGCAGCGGTACCGACAACGAGGGTCCCGCCTGGAACAAGTTCTGGCTTTCTCTGGACCACGAAACCGAGTCCATGGTATCGGGCGATGGCTCGCTCCACCACACCCACCATGGGCCTAGATCGCTCATGTCGCCCGACATCGCTCGCAGCGAGCGCATCGTCGACAGCGTGGCGCCTGGTGATTCTGCGAGCCATGCGGGCATCGAGTCGCCTTCCCACAGCCAGCTCGGTGGCATCCAGGAGGTCAACCCGGCCGatatccccttccccttcaagTTCAAGGCGCCCAGCGGCCGTGTCCACCGTCTGCAGGTGACAGCCTCCCACGGCATGGCCGAGTTTGTCGCTGCTGTCGCTGCCAAGCTTGGTGCTGAGGTGGACGCTATTGGCGGTACCCCTGAGGTCGAGAACGGCCGACTTTCGGGCGGATTTGCGCTTAGCTATCTTGACGACGAAGGCGACTCGGTTTCCATCACCACGGATCAGGATCTGCTCGAAGCCATCCTGCTTGCGCGTCACGGCCTCCGTGAGAAGGTCGACCTGTTCGTGCACGACCCCTCAGAGCCTGCTATTTCGCACGCTCCTACGCCTGCACCGGTGATTGAGACGATCCCTGCCACCCCTCCTGCTTCGTCGGTGGTTCGTGAGCGGAGAaagaaggtcgaggaggaATCCGAGGAGGTtagtgaggaggaagagcccGTCCATCGCCGCCCTACGCGCACGCGCACAATGTCCCAGCCACAAGAGGCGCCCCAGGTCATTGCTGGTGTCCCCAACGAGCTGTTGCTTCCGGGTGCTATTGTCACCCTGGCCGTGGTGATTGTTAGTGTGTTTACCATTTCGAGATTGACCAGCAGCCGTTAA